In bacterium, a single genomic region encodes these proteins:
- a CDS encoding transposase, with amino-acid sequence MQNLRKNYSPAFKAKVTLEAIKEEKTSSELASQYQVHAGQIRNWKHILRERIIDIFNGNKRKTKDNKDELIQLRKR; translated from the coding sequence ATGCAAAACTTAAGAAAAAATTATTCACCAGCATTTAAGGCCAAAGTTACTCTGGAGGCTATCAAAGAGGAAAAAACTTCATCTGAATTAGCCAGTCAATACCAGGTTCACGCCGGTCAAATTAGAAATTGGAAGCATATTCTAAGAGAAAGAATTATAGATATATTTAACGGTAATAAAAGAAAGACGAAGGACAATAAAGACGAACTTATCCAATTAAGAAAAAGATAA
- a CDS encoding type II toxin-antitoxin system Phd/YefM family antitoxin, which yields MVVLHTKILEKDGKKEFVVIPYEEFIQIQEELEDYEGLKALRDAKIKEANAPTTSFNETKKELDIE from the coding sequence ATGGTAGTGCTACATACAAAGATATTAGAAAAAGACGGGAAAAAAGAATTTGTTGTAATACCTTACGAAGAATTTATACAAATTCAAGAGGAACTTGAAGACTACGAAGGACTAAAAGCACTCCGCGATGCTAAAATAAAAGAAGCAAATGCTCCCACCACTTCATTTAATGAAACAAAGAAAGAATTAGATATTGAATAA
- a CDS encoding transposase, with the protein MKKKISSAISEGINNKIKQLKRIAHGYKDVESFRLKIHQPCGLLNHRRYLQ; encoded by the coding sequence ATTAAGAAAAAGATAAGCTCGGCTATATCAGAAGGGATTAACAATAAAATTAAGCAGCTTAAACGTATAGCTCACGGATACAAGGATGTTGAGTCCTTTAGGCTGAAAATTCACCAGCCTTGCGGGTTACTAAATCATAGGAGATATCTACAATAA